The window CTTGTCACAGCCGACTGCCCCGCCCACCCCCGGTCACCCATGCACCCCCGCCAGCCCTCACCCAGCCCGTCCGGCGTTTGAGGACGAGGCCGTTCAGGCCGACTCCCCACCCACCCCGGTCACCCACCCACCCCCGCCAGCCCCCACCCAGCCCGTCCGGCGTGTGAGGACGAGCGCGGCAGCGCGATGCGGGGGTCTGGGGGCGGAGCCCCCAGGGATGGGACGGGTAGGGGCGGCGGGGGCGAGAAAGGTTACGCTGCGGAGCATGACCTCGGAGGTTCCCACACGCGCGTATCGGCGGCTCAGTGTCGAGGAGCGGCGGAGCCAACTACTGGACGCGGCGTTGTCGTTGTTCGCGGCCCGGGCCCCCGAAGAGGTCTCCCTGGACGACGTGGCGGAGGCGGCCGGCGTCTCACGCCCACTGGTGTACCGCTACTTCCCCGGCGGCAAGCAGCAACTGTACGAAGCCGCACTGAGATCCGCCGCCGAAGAGCTGGAGCACTGCTTCGCCGAACCCCCGCAGGGCCCCCTCACCCAGCGTCTCTCCAACGCCCTCGACCGCTACCTGGCCTTCGTGGACGAGCACGACGCCGGATTCAGCGCCCTGCTGCAGGGCGGAAGCGTCGTCGAGACGTCACGGACCACGGCCATCGTGGACGGGGTGCGGCGCGCAGCCGCCGAGCACATCCTGGTTCATCTGGAGGTCGAGGAACCGGCACCCCGGCTGCGGATGACCGTCCGGATGTGGATCACGGCGGTCGAGGCCGCCTCCCTGATCTGGCTGGACGAGGAGAAGGAACCCCCGCTGGACGAACTGCGGGACTGGCTCGTGGAGCAGTTCGTCGCGTGCCTGGTGGCGACCGCGACACGCGACGCCCAGACGGCCGGAGCCGTACGGGCCGCGCTGGCGATGGAGCCCGCGGACGGCCCGATGGGCACGTTCGCACGGGCGGTGCTGCCCGTGGTGGGCGACGCGGCCCACCTGCTGTGACACTGGCTGCGTGAAGAGCGAAGACACCCCCTTCGAAGGCGGCCCCCTGGACGGCCGGGTGCTGCCGGTCCTGCTCGGTCCGACCGGACACCCGCCGAAGGTGTACCGGGTCCCGGTCCCGGACAACGCCGGTGGCCCGCCGACCGTGCTCGT is drawn from Streptomyces liliifuscus and contains these coding sequences:
- a CDS encoding TetR/AcrR family transcriptional regulator produces the protein MTSEVPTRAYRRLSVEERRSQLLDAALSLFAARAPEEVSLDDVAEAAGVSRPLVYRYFPGGKQQLYEAALRSAAEELEHCFAEPPQGPLTQRLSNALDRYLAFVDEHDAGFSALLQGGSVVETSRTTAIVDGVRRAAAEHILVHLEVEEPAPRLRMTVRMWITAVEAASLIWLDEEKEPPLDELRDWLVEQFVACLVATATRDAQTAGAVRAALAMEPADGPMGTFARAVLPVVGDAAHLL